GCCATAGTTCTCTTTCTTATCATCTGAGAAGAAGCTGGAGATgatctgaaacaaaaaaaagggggggctttcACTTATTCAACAGAATCACAGCACCAGATTTGAAATTTGACCACAGCTGTCTGGAGGATGCTTCAAGTGTGTTTGAATACACCCAGTACGGAATTCCTTTCTTATGGTGACTCTCTGAAGTACAGTACAAGAACTTTTCCAGAggccagaggaggaaaaaggaagcccggCCCCGCTGTCGCCTGCCGCCCCCacggaaaagagggagaaaagaaggaaaaacaaggcaaaggagaacaggggtccgctCGCTCTGTTGCCGTCCCCATCGCCCCccgcctcaagggagaggaggggggcccttagaggagggagaagaaccccgacctcgctgctgccaccacctcgccgccatcccgggaagagagaagagacacccaagtaagctgaaaccccttccctgttgccctgCCGCTGCACAAGCATAgctgagtgaggggagaggtgggctgaagagggccatgaggaggcacaggcccaacccgagcccacctccccagcggcagacccgctggaggaaggcctgagcccagagtcccactgggaaagacctctgggttttgccttatttttttcccttttaattttttcccaactttaataatttcccccctcccctttttccttttttttaaaaggggaaacaattctacattttttgttatataaatatcgtgaaactatggtttttttctcgaagtgacacaccacccggttttggggtgaattttgacacaccaagctcaaaaggttgctcaTCATCACTGCGATGGATTTGCAGGGATTACCAATGTGCACATGTTCTCCTCAAAGGAAACTGCATTGTCCCTGGGCAGTTTCTGCAACATGCTGCCATTCTCTGCGCCCACTTATGCCCAGTCACCAAAGCGGCATGAAGCAAAGTCACTGTACTCTCAATCCCCATCTCTCCATCTGCAACATTGGGAGTAAGAGACTAACTTACGGTAGCACGCAAGTCCGTGTTCTGAGGGTTACTAACATACGTAAAGCTTTTTGAACATTGGCAGGGGCTGGGGAACACCACAGCATAATACACTTAAGGTCTCTGCTACTTTGCCACAGGACAAATCATGCACAAATCTGCCTTCAGCCAACAGTCCCTGGGAACACCTCACACAGAGGTTTCCAAACAGGGAATTAGCAGCCCTAAAAATAATGGTGCTGGTTTTTGGAGTCTGCACTGGTTTTTCCTGTCAGACAGGATTGGTACTCTTCATATCTGGCATGTGCGATGCCTCCTCAATTAAATCTCCCAAGTGAGAGGCTCTGTTTTTGGGGAAAACCTTTGCGGCTGAGCAGGTTTTGTAGCTGCTGAGGCAATTTTGCAGTGGCAGGCGGGCcttgctctaaagcaggcatccccaaactgcggccctccagatgttttggcctacaactcccatgatccctagctaacaggaccagtggtcaggagtgatgggaattgtagtccaaaccatctggaggcccgaagtttggggatgcctgctctaaagggagAAATaaccaaaaagggggaaaggcaaatCTCTGTTAGTGGACTGGGCTGTTTCCTTCATTGCCTGCTCATAATAAgctccagaaacatctggattgTCGGTGCTGGCTTTGAGATTGatctaacacaggcataggcaacctcagcccgccagatgttttgggactacatttcccatcatccctgaccactggtcctgttagctagggatcatgggagttgtagtctcaaaacatctggagggctgaggttgcctatgcctgatctaacagTACAGTTGTTATACTGCCCTGCATACAATCACTGTCTTCCTCCCCACTGTTTCTGTTGCTAAATAGCACATCTCTCTTGTTGGTTTCAGTATTGATTTCCTACTGTATGCCTCTACCACCAATTAGGAAGACATATTACAAGAGCCAGCAGGTAGACACATAATCGTATTATAACAAGCTATTCCTCACACTGTTAGCTCACAGAGAATGATGCATAAGGTAGATTTGGACTATGCAAAGCCATCTTGGAAGGTAGAGCTTGAAGCAATTCTCCTACCTCCCCATCCCATTCTTTTGTAGCCTGGAAAGTGTAGGAGTTCTCATCTCTCAATATTCTCATTCTGAGAAATAACACAAGGTAATTCTGATTGCAAGATCCTTGGGGCAGAGTCCTGTCTTTTTGCTTTGTATTAATTTCTCTCCAAATTTGTGCTAAATAACAACAATGAATAATAACGACAAAAGCTACTACTAAAATAATTACAACACAGTGCCTGGTGACAGGCAGTCgagtcatgtatccacagcagtgaccagaggaggaatgactgctgggaggagcacagagagaagaaacgccatagcacaaccggacaccttcacctgccccagctgtaacaaaacatgactctcctgcatcagtctctacagccacagcaggcgctgcaaccttccaacagcgtGATCTCAACCCCAAAGGTGTactccttcattgtctcccaagatagacagatgccatcaacaaccacaacaacccagGCTTCCTCCTGAGCTGAATTTCCCTCCATTTCCCCTGTGTCCATCTCAACATGCCTCCCTCCCCACTGAAATTTTCATGCTAACATACAAAGCCACAAAAAGAGGCACTTTTCTGTGCCAGCAATACGTCATTTTGCTCCTTAATGAGAAGACTAAAGCTCCCTTAATGCTATCTACACGGCGTGCAGTTACCTAGTGGGGCGGGTTGGTCGTGCAGAACCCTctcacatgggcgtacccaggatcaaagcggGGGGGGAACAAGCCACgccccagccacgccccccagccccccgattggctagctggcaatgacatggccaggatccccccaggaggcatggtcaacatctaCACCCCCCAAAGAAAAGGGGGCTGTttacaaggcagcacacggagcgacccgcgcttgcactcctgcctcgcttgctcctttaatggcagcagtgactaaaacaaggcagcagctacctccgttgaaggaaacctggacctggacctgggctaacttcagcccacactctttcaagtcacagcgagcacagcacagaaagtgctgccccacaatgctccacggcacttcatttcttgctgtgacttgaaggagtgtgggctgaagttagcccaggtccaggtccaggtccaggtttttttcaacagaggcagcttcgctgctgccgccgccgtttTGCTTCAGcgaagcaggctgaggcggagcacagcaggcagcgtccctgcctatcctctccagctgccctgcttctaggggggcagctgcccccctgccccatgctgggtacgcccatgtcctcTCATGTCTTTTACCTGAGCATTGGTGGCCTTGGGGGAAACATCTATTTCTTCCATGCTTCCCTCACTGTTGATGTCATCTTCCACATCCCCGCTTTCCTCTGGCTGCTGTTGAGCGGCCCCTGCTTTTGGTAAAGCAGGGGAAAGGCAGTCATTCGTGGTGCTTGGTGCACCTTGTTGGTCTACTTCAGCTTCAGATGGAGAATCTTGAGGATTGTCATCAGGACAAACTGAACTCTCCCTGAGCGGCACGTTGTTCTCCTGGCGGTCTGTTCCCCCAGTCTGAGCTCCATCCTGAGTCTTTTGGTGAGGTAGAGATACGACCTCAACCCTGGGCTGCAACGAGGAACCCTCATCTTTCTCACAAGTATCACTGGCTTCAAAGTCATTCCTCAAAGGAGGCTGGGAGGTCTCTCCAGAGTCTTTGGGAATATTTGGGCTCTTGCCAGCAGCCTCGAGCACTGCCTTTGATAAAATTTCTGCTGCTATATTATTTGCAGCCTCCTCAACTTTCTGGGGGGTGCCTAGGGGAACGCTGGGGGTTGTCTCTACTGTTTGGCTGTCCTCTTTGGATTCACTAGCAGTCGAAGAGCCTGACTCGGCTGCATCCGTAGCTGTCTCTTCCTCTGCTTTGCTGGCCCCACCAGGCGCAGGTGCTGCTTTGGTTGCCGAAGCAGATTCTCTTTCGTGATttggggaaatggcaggaggaGACGTCGGCATCTCACTTAGGCTGTTCCTTGTAGGTATGGCAGAGGAGCTAGTTGGGCTTACTGGAGAAGAGATGACCAGCGATGCTCTGTTACTGCATAACAAGAAACATAAGTTGCAttacaaagttacaggtaggtagccgtgttggtctgagtcgaaacaaaataaaaaaattcattcagtagcaccttaaagaccaactaagtttttattttggtatgagctttcgtgtgcatgcacacttcttcagatacacttgaaacagaagtcagacccttatgtatatacagagggtgggtgtgggtgggggggaatgggtgatgggctgatgggagtggtaaacctgtagatggctgttaacgactgctaaCTGTTAacgaccaattgcagccatcagcagtcgttaacagccatctacaggttcacccattcccccacccacccccaccctctgtatatacataagggtctgacgcttctgtttcaagtgtatctgaagaagtgtgcatgcacacgaaagctcataccaaaataaaaacttagttggtctttaaggtgctactgaaggaattttttttattttgcattacaaAGTTTGCTTTATTCAGCCTCTATAGTGAAAGTAAACCTCTCCATgtatttgagctatttttaaggaatttctcgaaaatctacacttccggcattgccccccaaagctcaacaacttccagATTTGACAGAAAACCCAATCTTAATGCACAAGACTCCCATGGTTTCCCTTAGCACCACCTCCCCACGTCTGCTTGCTTCAGAAATGGACCACTGGCCCTTATTGGAGCACGTAATCTGCCTCAGCCccgttagaccaggggtcagcaaacttttttcagcagggggctggtccactgtccctcagaccttgtggggggccggtctatattttgaaaaacaaacaaacaataatgaacgaattcctatgccccacaaataacccagagatgcattttaaataaaaggacacattcaactcaaacacactgattcctggactgtccgtgggccggatttagaaggtttgccccccccgggccttagtttgcctactcatgcttTAGACCagtcacccccaaactgcggccctccagatgttttggcctacaactcccatgatccctagctaacagtggttggggaagatgggaattgtagtccaaaacatctggagggccgaagtttggggatgcctgctttagaccttgATCTGCTTGTGACCCCCCCAACTGCAATCTGTCTCTGACCTTAGCCAGGACTTGACAAATGATTACAAAGCATAGGCCGTCATGGATTGAACTGAGAGAGCATCTTTTCCCTGCTCTTAAGATTCAGTATCTAAAACCCACTGGTTATTCTACCCTCTGTTAGTCAAGATGGCGCTATGGAATCAGGTGGCTGCTGAGATTCAGTGTTGTAATCTTGGCCCAATTAAATGAACTGTAAGCGATGTGGCTGCTCGGTCAATCTTTCTGAAGCTAACATGCTCctctggaaaggttttttttttgtttctattcTTGACTGCTGTTTAGTGGCTGTTCACATTTCCCCTTTCAAAGTTTCCACGTGTATTTTGTTCTAAAACAGCTCCCTGCCTTGAGAAGCCCTGTTATTAAAAGATGGGTTATAAATCTTTTAATTAGCTGACTAACAAACAAACCAGATCTCCTGGGATCCAAAGTGGAGAGGAGTTGCTAGTTGCCCACGTGGCTGCTGCTTCCCAGACTCCTCCATGCCCACAGGAAAGAGGAAAACACTTACCTTGACACCCCTTTAATAATGAAGACTTTATCGGAGTGCTGCTTTTCCAATGTGCTCATCACATCATACAGGTCATGGTTTAGCTACAAGCAGCAGCGACAGGAAAAGCAAATACCATTACTCAGTAATTAA
Above is a window of Zootoca vivipara chromosome 2, rZooViv1.1, whole genome shotgun sequence DNA encoding:
- the BIN2 gene encoding bridging integrator 2, which gives rise to MAEGKTGGAGLFAKRVQKQFSRAQEKVLQKLGKTVETKDDQFEQGAYNFQQQQAEGHKLYKDLKVFLSAVQVMHESSKKVSGTLQEIYSEEWDGYEKLQAIVESNDLLWEDYEKKLADQAVRTMENYLTQFGEIKERIAKRGRKLVDYDSSRHHLEALQNAKKKDEAKIAKAEEEFYKAQAVFEELNKELREELPGLYNSRIGCYVTIFQNISNLRDVFYKEMSKLNHDLYDVMSTLEKQHSDKVFIIKGVSSNRASLVISSPVSPTSSSAIPTRNSLSEMPTSPPAISPNHERESASATKAAPAPGGASKAEEETATDAAESGSSTASESKEDSQTVETTPSVPLGTPQKVEEAANNIAAEILSKAVLEAAGKSPNIPKDSGETSQPPLRNDFEASDTCEKDEGSSLQPRVEVVSLPHQKTQDGAQTGGTDRQENNVPLRESSVCPDDNPQDSPSEAEVDQQGAPSTTNDCLSPALPKAGAAQQQPEESGDVEDDINSEGSMEEIDVSPKATNAQIISSFFSDDKKENYGKLPSGFLFKAQAVQAHASEDEKHLQFGEGETMLVLSDKEAEEKGFLMGIKEKDWKENQNMLLKGIFPQNLIKSIPLE